A single window of Drosophila suzukii chromosome 3, CBGP_Dsuzu_IsoJpt1.0, whole genome shotgun sequence DNA harbors:
- the LOC108012302 gene encoding nuclear transcription factor Y subunit beta — MKLYSYKYHYFQQFRHQMPHSQTSNKMKTFCLTLALCACLAAADVSHLQPGSSYLPPPRPEHAVSMSIEPQELRELPEQVEYMRLNEQGQIEAMPSSLLTPPAPADQEEEAQPSTRYLPPAPAPAPVPLPVQMDAEPMMMPQMEMMAPEEAVMQKLQEQPEPANRYLPPAPVSDQQLTYQQYQEQMQQFQMQEQEQQQQDQPQEQPQEQQPQQFQDQPAEEEQQMPYVLDVQQPMAPSDVETQEQLEPEPAHEFRADGYHYKQAEEQRRLRH, encoded by the exons ATGAAGCTGTACTCCTATAAATATCATTACTTCCAACAGTTCCGACATCAGATGCCTCACAGCCAAACATCCAACAAGATG AAAACCTTCTGCCTGACCCTCGCTTTGTGCGCCTGCCTGGCCGCCGCGGATGTGTCCCACCTGCAGCCCGGGAGCAGCTACCTCCCGCCTCCTCGTCCGGAGCACGCGGTGTCCATGAGCATCGAGCCCCAGGAGCTGCGTGAGCTGCCCGAACAAGTGGAGTACATGCGTCTTAATGAGCAGGGTCAGATTGAGGCGATGCCCAGCAGCCTGCTCACTCCTCCCGCCCCAGCGGATCAGGAGGAAGAAGCCCAGCCCTCCACTCGCTACCTGCCACCTGCTCCTGCACCTGCTCCAGTTCCTCTTCCAGTCCAGATGGATGCTGAGCCCATGATGATGCCCCAGATGGAGATGATGGCTCCTGAGGAGGCTGTCATGCAGAAGCTCCAGGAGCAGCCAGAGCCCGCCAATCGTTACCTTCCCCCCGCACCCGTTTCCGACCAGCAGTTGACCTACCAGCAGTACCAGGAGCAGATGCAGCAGTTCCAGATGCAGGaacaggagcagcagcagcaggatcAACCCCAGGAGCAGCCCCAGGAGCAGCAGCCCCAGCAGTTCCAGGATCAGCCAgcggaggaggagcagcagatGCCCTACGTTCTGGATGTCCAGCAGCCCATGGCCCCATCCGATGTGGAGACCCAGGAGCAACTCGAACCGGAGCCCGCCCACGAGTTCCGTGCCGACGGCTATCACTACAAACAGGCCGAGGAGCAGCGTCGTCTGCGGCATTAA
- the LOC108012741 gene encoding uncharacterized protein, with protein sequence MHLFRPKSKISEEQTMSSQVGEKRGVVGTGNEEVATMDPTESDFALELKPKPKQTCIPEHQRQRLVSSDTSVYQRDGVFDMPDKSWSVLYFSSGKDRALK encoded by the exons ATGCACCTTTTTCGGCCCAAATCAAAGATAAGTGAGGAGCAGACCATGTCGTCTCAGGTCGGTGAAAAGCGCGGGGTAGTCGGCACTGGCAACGAGGAAGTGGCCACCATGGATCCCACCGAGAGCGACTTCGCCCTGGAGCTGAAGCCCAAACCCAAGCAGACCTGCATTCCGGAGCACCAACGCCAGCGATTGGTCAGCTCGGACACCAG TGTTTACCAGCGAGATGGCGTTTTCGACATGCCGGACAAGTCCTGGTCGGTATTGTATTTCAGCTCTGGGAAGGACAGGGCCTTGAAGTAG
- the LOC108012547 gene encoding uncharacterized protein, whose product MYECSRCGNRRSRLSPRACEKFESAWEDCIEGASSWCNLCGELTFFMNCSAASDSAQQLTSNSLDSIDSVPFTISTGLLRGALNSRTDIQNQQAASLANHLNNWAVEAVDPPKNGGSFGVLRNRHGYLVRNRNSQDEAVTPPVTPLNVTSAASTPSQSEEGSPIKSSTEGRSKKAAGYEKIKGIELLRSTPPRHLNPELPLESDRRLTPINPYTRSYKQRADHNQKSQTSTKRVKSIDVNSAVPGFSLKDVRKLQRRFAAEESSEPGTSRPKNTSNVELQKKLLEKRLQMRKMVAIRTRLDVECKTAQTELDVLERSNLRSSSRRSKRQSGGAHMALQQLVSRLQMEKQNEKGKKLLRKYSLETVMKALREQIKPNIKRKELDSDQTSLESQEQSAPPLETETETDTETVTESDWVSRTETIRDSGSTTTPAESIVVKKKRVYVPLPYQLNNPTAKPGNVGFYMPSAYRPKDCIQRSQPLGESRRICVLLSSAQRALFRRFVNDPLDIVKLIRSLDESTEVTLNAPSAQFSTIACSEKELIHLIEKKPHVTKMPKAKELDVSRSPLRCPDSDCHRLCFVSDLNNHLLLDHRSLTIERIKARDTKTFFLDTNMTMFDRPKCHMVYMVRDKVFDSHAEDLRDLLPVLVMSGRTYLTKTLAIPGSQAARIISRAKSSSDMELFVLWLTGFLPRNMRPMATISLWSTMGPKMASCVGVSTGYIYDIRAPNEVSQICRSRCSMVLPMKMITKMTNDARRFLAVQVQIY is encoded by the coding sequence ATGTACGAGTGCAGTCGCTGCGGTAATCGAAGGAGCAGACTTAGTCCTCGCGCCTGCGAAAAATTCGAAAGCGCCTGGGAGGATTGCATAGAGGGTGCCTCCAGTTGGTGCAACTTGTGCGGCGAACTGACCTTCTTTATGAATTGCTCCGCCGCAAGTGATTCGGCTCAGCAACTTACCAGCAACAGCTTGGACTCGATCGATTCGGTTCCCTTTACTATATCAACGGGTTTGCTCAGAGGGGCCCTCAATTCGCGCACTGATATCCAGAATCAGCAGGCCGCCAGTCTGGCTAACCATCTGAATAACTGGGCCGTCGAGGCCGTGGATCCTCCGAAGAACGGTGGATCCTTCGGTGTACTGCGCAATAGACATGGCTACTTGGTTAGGAATCGAAACAGCCAAGATGAGGCGGTCACACCACCAGTGACTCCACTTAATGTTACTTCAGCTGCGAGTACTCCATCCCAGAGCGAAGAAGGGTCTCCAATCAAGTCAAGTACTGAGGGACGGTCAAAAAAAGCTGCAGGATATGAAAAGATCAAGGGCATCGAACTTTTAAGATCCACGCCTCCCAGGCATCTGAATCCAGAATTACCCCTTGAGTCGGATCGGCGTCTTACCCCTATTAATCCTTATACAAGATCGTACAAGCAGCGCGCTGACCATAACCAAAAATCTCAAACCTCTACGAAGCGAGTAAAGAGTATAGATGTCAATTCTGCTGTCCCTGGTTTTTCCCTCAAGGATGTAAGGAAGCTGCAGCGACGCTTTGCTGCCGAAGAATCCTCCGAGCCTGGGACCTCCAGACCAAAGAATACCAGCAATGTCGAGCTTCAGAAGAAGCTACTCGAGAAACGGCTACAAATGAGAAAGATGGTTGCCATACGAACAAGGCTCGATGTGGAATGTAAGACAGCCCAAACGGAACTGGATGTCCTGGAGAGAAGTAATCTTCGCTCGTCCTCAAGACGAAGTAAGCGACAGAGTGGAGGAGCTCACATGGCATTGCAACAGCTGGTCTCTAGACTGCAAAtggaaaaacaaaatgaaaaagGAAAGAAGTTGCTCAGGAAATATAGTCTGGAGACAGTGATGAAGGCCCTACGCGAACAAATTAAACCAAATATAAAGAGAAAGGAGTTGGACTCGGATCAAACGTCCCTGGAAAGCCAAGAGCAATCGGCTCCACCTCTAgaaactgaaaccgaaaccgaTACGGAAACCGTGACTGAAAGTGATTGGGTTTCCAGGACGGAAACCATCAGAGATAGTGGCTCGACAACCACACCAGCTGAAAGTATAGTTGTGAAAAAGAAGAGGGTCTATGTACCCCTGCCCTATCAGCTGAACAATCCCACTGCGAAACCCGGAAATGTGGGATTTTACATGCCCAGCGCCTATCGTCCCAAGGATTGTATTCAGCGATCCCAACCATTGGGTGAATCCCGCAGGATCTGTGTCCTGTTGTCATCGGCGCAGCGTGCTTTATTTCGGAGATTTGTAAACGATCCCCTGGATATAGTGAAGTTGATCAGGAGTCTGGATGAATCAACGGAGGTGACTTTGAATGCACCCAGCGCTCAGTTCTCTACGATAGCGTGCTCGGAAAAGGAACTGATCCATCTCATCGAAAAGAAACCGCACGTGACCAAGATGCCAAAGGCCAAAGAACTGGATGTCTCCCGATCGCCACTCCGTTGTCCCGATTCCGATTGCCATCGGCTATGTTTCGTCTCCGACTTGAATAACCATCTGCTGCTGGATCATCGATCCCTGACCATCGAGCGAATCAAGGCGAGGGACACCAAGACCTTCTTTCTGGACACCAACATGACGATGTTCGATAGGCCCAAGTGCCACATGGTCTATATGGTGCGGGATAAGGTCTTCGATAGCCATGCCGAGGATCTGCGCGATCTGCTGCCCGTTTTGGTGATGAGTGGTCGCACCTATCTGACCAAGACCTTGGCTATTCCGGGATCTCAAGCCGCCCGGATTATCAGCCGGGCGAAATCCAGTTCCGATATGGAGCTCTTCGTCCTCTGGCTGACTGGATTTTTGCCGCGGAATATGAGACCCATGGCCACCATTTCGCTGTGGTCCACTATGGGTCCCAAGATGGCCAGTTGCGTCGGCGTTAGTACTGGCTATATCTATGATATCCGGGCTCCCAACGAGGTGAGCCAAATCTGCCGCAGTCGATGCTCCATGGTGCTGCCCATGAAAATGATCACCAAGATGACCAACGacgcacgcagattcctggcCGTTCAGGTGCAAATCTACTGA